A single genomic interval of uncultured Desulfobacter sp. harbors:
- a CDS encoding phage holin family protein produces the protein MLINLLILSVAVFLVANFLPGIQVKHFGTAIMVAIVYSLINFFFGWLLILLSLPFIIITFGLFKLVINAVLLWLTDKMIDDFKIKDFLTTFIAALCITVVDSVIKWGMASM, from the coding sequence ATGTTGATCAATCTTCTGATTTTAAGCGTTGCAGTATTTCTGGTGGCCAATTTTTTACCCGGCATCCAGGTTAAACATTTTGGGACGGCCATTATGGTGGCTATTGTCTACAGCCTGATCAATTTTTTCTTTGGCTGGCTGCTGATTCTTTTATCCCTTCCTTTTATAATCATCACATTCGGGCTGTTCAAACTGGTGATCAATGCTGTGCTGCTCTGGCTCACCGATAAAATGATCGATGACTTTAAAATTAAAGATTTTCTCACAACGTTTATAGCTGCCCTGTGCATCACCGTTGTTGATTCTGTTATAAAATGGGGCATGGCATCCATGTGA
- a CDS encoding SDR family oxidoreductase, with protein METLCREQTAPEEEKRILADIDRCIRVLETLAERSALLAKISEADRIALIKAAGKISRPDRAEIKKRNKDKKRQMRLAAVAKERQMRAETGIRKAREASVFTAPPRLEGPAVESPKAAEHLDSPRNCYVCKAEFTLLHHFYDSMCPECAQFNYQKRFQTASLEGQIAVITGSRLKIGYQATLMMLKAGARVIATTRFPKDSALRFSKEPDFDQWGHRLHIYGLDLRHIPSVELFCDHVKQTYPRLDILINNAAQTVRRPPGFYAHLMETEQTNISSLSPEAEMLLGRYRDCVAQVATGHPRDADEEDILPVSWNGTAPGIGLRESAQLSQIPYAYDHSIDTPQVFPEKMLDADLQQVDLRKTNSWRLKLGEIETAEMLEIQLVNNVAPFVLCNRLAQMMKTDFTGQKHIVNVSAMEGKFLRFKKGSRHPHTNMAKAALNMLTHTAAEDLAKYGVYMNAVDTGWVTDEDPARLAQLKQERHDFQPPLDIVDGAARICDPFFHGILTGTHWCGKFLKDYFPIDW; from the coding sequence GTGGAAACCCTGTGTCGGGAGCAAACCGCCCCGGAAGAAGAAAAACGGATACTTGCAGACATTGATCGCTGCATTCGGGTGCTGGAAACCCTGGCTGAACGGTCTGCGCTTTTGGCAAAAATTTCCGAAGCGGACCGCATTGCCTTGATTAAGGCCGCCGGCAAAATATCCCGGCCGGACAGAGCTGAAATAAAAAAACGTAACAAAGACAAAAAGCGGCAGATGCGATTAGCTGCTGTGGCCAAAGAGCGGCAGATGAGAGCTGAAACAGGGATCAGAAAGGCCAGGGAAGCATCCGTATTCACGGCTCCGCCCAGGCTGGAAGGTCCGGCTGTTGAAAGCCCTAAAGCCGCAGAGCACCTGGATTCCCCCCGCAACTGCTATGTGTGCAAGGCTGAATTTACGTTGCTTCACCATTTTTATGACAGCATGTGTCCTGAATGTGCGCAATTCAACTACCAAAAGCGGTTTCAGACCGCATCCCTTGAAGGACAGATTGCCGTCATCACAGGCTCCAGGCTCAAAATTGGATACCAGGCCACGTTGATGATGCTTAAAGCCGGGGCCAGGGTGATTGCCACCACACGCTTTCCCAAGGATTCCGCGTTAAGATTTTCCAAAGAACCCGATTTTGACCAATGGGGGCACAGGCTTCATATCTATGGGCTGGATCTGCGTCATATTCCCAGCGTGGAGCTGTTCTGTGATCATGTTAAACAAACATACCCGCGCCTTGATATCTTGATCAATAATGCGGCTCAAACCGTCCGACGTCCCCCCGGATTCTATGCCCACCTGATGGAGACCGAACAAACGAATATTTCATCCCTCTCCCCAGAGGCTGAAATGCTTTTAGGCCGTTACCGGGACTGCGTGGCCCAGGTGGCAACAGGCCACCCCCGTGATGCGGATGAAGAAGACATTTTGCCGGTCTCCTGGAACGGCACAGCCCCCGGCATCGGGTTGCGGGAGTCTGCCCAGCTCTCCCAGATTCCCTATGCCTATGACCATAGTATTGATACACCCCAGGTGTTCCCGGAAAAGATGCTGGATGCCGATCTCCAGCAGGTGGATCTTCGGAAAACCAACTCCTGGCGGCTGAAACTGGGAGAAATTGAAACGGCGGAGATGCTGGAAATTCAGCTCGTCAACAATGTGGCCCCCTTTGTTCTGTGCAACCGCCTGGCCCAGATGATGAAAACAGATTTTACCGGTCAAAAACACATTGTCAATGTCTCGGCCATGGAAGGCAAATTCCTGCGCTTTAAAAAGGGCAGCCGTCATCCCCATACCAATATGGCCAAGGCCGCGTTAAACATGCTCACGCATACGGCAGCCGAGGATCTTGCCAAATACGGTGTTTACATGAATGCCGTGGATACCGGCTGGGTCACGGATGAAGATCCGGCGCGTCTTGCCCAATTAAAACAGGAGCGCCACGATTTCCAGCCTCCTTTGGATATTGTGGACGGGGCGGCCAGGATCTGCGATCCTTTTTTCCACGGCATTTTAACTGGAACGCATTGGTGTGGAAAATTTTTAAAAGATTATTTTCCCATAGACTGGTAG
- a CDS encoding (Fe-S)-binding protein has protein sequence MAETVIKLGRKKKASTFIDKVKEILPEGGNLNACLTCGVCASGCPATGLADMDPRKFLRMAALGMDEEIAASDWPWMCTMCMRCIYVCPMKIDIPQLVYNARALRPREDRPVGILGSCDAALKHDTGSAMGTNEEDFEFVVEDVLEEYQEAQPEFEDMEAPIDKEGAEFFLNQNSREPVTEPDEMVPIWKILHTAGIDWTYGSKGWGGENYCMFLADDESWKHLTETSINQAKHLGCKTYLNTEUGHVTFSVRAGAKKFGIDTTDLEIKNIYEYYAKWIREGRLKPSSDWNKDLKIKFTVQDPCQIVRKSYGDPIANDLRFVVKSIVGEENFVDMQPNRSNNYCCGGGGGFLQSGFKEERLTYGKVKDQQIKATGADYCIAACHNCHAQIHELSEHYEGHYGVVHLWTLLCLSLGILGPNEREYLHDDLKEVAVFHPESAM, from the coding sequence ATGGCAGAAACTGTCATCAAACTGGGCCGGAAGAAAAAGGCCTCAACTTTTATCGACAAGGTTAAAGAGATTCTGCCCGAGGGCGGAAATCTTAATGCCTGCCTGACATGTGGCGTCTGCGCATCAGGCTGCCCGGCCACCGGGCTGGCAGATATGGACCCCAGAAAATTTTTGCGCATGGCTGCCCTGGGCATGGATGAGGAAATAGCAGCATCAGATTGGCCCTGGATGTGCACCATGTGCATGCGCTGCATCTATGTCTGCCCCATGAAAATTGATATTCCCCAGCTTGTTTATAACGCCAGGGCATTACGCCCCAGAGAAGATCGCCCAGTGGGCATCTTGGGTTCCTGTGACGCGGCCTTGAAGCACGATACCGGTTCAGCCATGGGTACCAACGAAGAAGATTTTGAATTTGTGGTTGAGGATGTTCTGGAAGAGTATCAGGAAGCCCAACCGGAATTTGAAGATATGGAAGCCCCCATTGACAAAGAAGGGGCTGAATTCTTTCTTAACCAGAACTCCAGGGAACCGGTTACCGAACCTGACGAGATGGTCCCCATATGGAAAATTCTTCATACCGCCGGAATTGATTGGACTTACGGCTCCAAGGGATGGGGTGGTGAAAACTATTGTATGTTTCTGGCAGATGACGAATCCTGGAAACATCTGACAGAGACCAGCATTAATCAGGCCAAGCATTTGGGGTGTAAGACGTACCTCAATACCGAGTGAGGGCACGTTACTTTCTCGGTCCGGGCCGGAGCGAAAAAATTTGGTATTGATACTACAGACTTAGAAATCAAAAACATTTACGAATACTATGCAAAATGGATCCGTGAAGGTCGGCTTAAACCCAGTTCCGACTGGAACAAAGACCTGAAGATTAAATTCACGGTACAGGATCCCTGCCAGATTGTCAGAAAGAGTTATGGCGATCCCATTGCTAACGATCTGCGTTTTGTTGTGAAATCCATTGTTGGTGAAGAAAATTTCGTTGACATGCAGCCCAACCGTTCCAACAACTACTGTTGCGGCGGCGGTGGCGGATTTCTCCAATCTGGTTTCAAAGAGGAGCGTTTGACTTACGGGAAGGTGAAAGACCAGCAGATAAAGGCCACCGGTGCTGATTACTGCATTGCTGCCTGCCACAACTGCCATGCACAGATTCATGAGCTCAGCGAACATTACGAAGGGCATTATGGCGTCGTCCATTTATGGACCCTGCTCTGTCTTTCTTTGGGCATTCTCGGACCCAATGAAAGGGAATACTTGCATGATGACCTTAAAGAAGTAGCCGTCTTCCACCCTGAAAGCGCCATGTAG